A region of Anticarsia gemmatalis isolate Benzon Research Colony breed Stoneville strain chromosome 10, ilAntGemm2 primary, whole genome shotgun sequence DNA encodes the following proteins:
- the LOC142975937 gene encoding ecdysone oxidase-like, which yields MLIASTGYKVIEGLQAALKVLSVLHLTNHLWPPQTVVQDGASFDFIVVGAGTAGSVIANRLSEIENINVLLIEAGGDPPFESDLPGLPLLMKRSRYDWNYTAVNDGYDDVCHLKPYFEFTLGKMLGGTSSLNYMIYHKGQPQDFNSWAEVVKDDTWKWENVLPYFLKSVRLEDPQLLASPDKEFYGTDGYVGITRDHRNSIEPVLEAYKELGHEVVSDFNERHPLGYAAQTVTISGRDRHASAYAFLSTAKDRKNLHVLKNTLVTKILFDGDKTAIGVEVETQDGKKMQLKATKEVIVSAGTFNTPKLLMLSGIGPAEHLKSKGIEVLSDLPVGENLQEHFCVVIIHTLGPIPENFQDPTPYELPGASYTGFVSLDKSSIVPDYQVITFLGKSQIMLLYCTFALRFSDEICDKMFQDGNSDLQAFNEILNINPVSRGKVLLRSNNPYDAPEVFSGFLSNKDDIEKMIDYIEDFVQVINTTYYRSVNAKMIDAYPQCNEFESGSRDYWRCYIMCVSSGLSHLTSTCPMGTVLDGHLKVHGVKGLRVADASVMPTITRGNPYASVMMIGEKAADLIKKDNNLV from the exons atgCTGATTGCTTCAACTGGGTATAAAGTAATAGAAGGCCTTCAAGCAGCCTTGAAGGTGTTATCAGTGTTACACCTTACCAACCACTTGTGGCCACCACAAACTGTTGTTCAAG ATGGCGCAAGTTTTGACTTTATCGTGGTCGGAGCTGGAACTGCGGGGAGCGTAATCGCAAATAGACTGTCTGAAATTGAGAATATCAATGTTCTTCTTATTGAGGCTGGTGGCGATCCGCCTTTTGAATCTGAT CTCCCTGGATTGCCATTGCTGATGAAGAGATCCCGCTATGATTGGAACTATACAGCCGTGAACGACGGCTATGACGATGTGTGCCATCTCAAACCCTATTTTGAATTTACGCTCGGCAAAATGCTTGGAGGAACTAGTTCTCTTAACTACATGATCTACCACAAAGGCCAACCTCAAGATTTCAATTCTTGGGCCGAAGTAGTCAAAGATGATACATGGAAATGGGAAAATGTTTTGCCATACTTTCTCAAGAGTGTGAGATTAGAAGACCCACAGCTACTTGCTTCACCTGACAAAGAGTTTTATGGCACTGATGGCTATGTAGGAATAACTAGAGATCATCGTAATTCTATTGAACCAGTTTTGGAAGCGTATAAGGAACTAGGACATGAAGTAGTCTCAGATTTTAACGAACGTCATCCTCTCGGATACGCTGCCCAAACTGTCACTATTTCTGGTCGAGATCGGCATGCCTCTGCGTATGCATTTTTGTCTACAGCTAAGGACCGCAAAAATCTTCACGTgcttaaaaatacattagtCACTAAAATTTTGTTCGATGGTGATAAAACCGCTATTGGAGTTGAAGTTGAAACGCAAGATGGAAAAAAAATGCAACTGAAAGCGACAAAAGAAGTTATAGTATCAGCCGGTACATTCAATACACCCAAATTGCTCATGTTATCAGGTATTGGGCCTGCAGAACATTTGAAGAGTAAAGGCATTGAAGTACTTTCTGATTTACCAGTTGGTGAAAATCTGCAAGAACATTTTTGCGTAGTAATAATTCATACCTTAGGACCAATACCAGAAAACTTCCAAGATCCCACACCATATGAACTACCGGGAGCATCATATACTGGTTTTGTTTCACTAGATAAGTCTAGCATCGTACCAGACTATCAAGTCATAACGTTTTTAGGTAAATCACAAATTATGTTACTTTACTGCACGTTTGCGTTGAGATTTAGTGATGAAATATGCGATAAAATGTTCCAAGATGGTAATAGTGATTTACAGGCGTTTAACGAAATTCTCAACATCAATCCTGTATCAAGAGGCAAAGTGCTGTTGAGGAGTAATAATCCTTACGATGCTCCTGAAGTTTTTAGTGGATTTTTGTCAAACAAAGATGATATTGAAAAGATGATTGATTACATTGAAGACTTTGTACAAGTGataaatacaacatattataGGAGCGTCAATGCTAAGATGATCGACGCATATCCTCAATGTAATGAATTTGAATCTGGAAGTCGAGATTATTGGCGTTGTTACATTATGTGTGTATCTTCTGGACTAAGTCACCTTACAAGTACGTGTCCTATGGGAACAGTCCTAGATGGGCATTTAAAAGTACATGGAGTGAAAGGCTTGAGAGTGGCCGATGCTAGCGTGATGCCCACAATAACAAGAGGGAATCCTTATGCTTCAGTAATGATGATAGGAGAAAAAGCTGCTGATCTGATTAAGAAAGACAATAATTTAGTTTAG